The Metamycoplasma gateae genome window below encodes:
- a CDS encoding TatD family hydrolase produces MELKYIDVHTHPFKEYYDDPFAIVSEWRKMDMEKLFIVGTSKEDSLELMELCKKDKEFLHPIIGIHPTLASGKEDGAFLETIIDKDVIAIGEIGLDYHYNDSPSKEIQKESFIAQLEVAKKHNIVAMLHIRDALDDAFDIITKEEYKDLKIVMHSFSGDLEFVKRILPFKNIYFSISGVVTFKNAKTLQEAVLNIPIDRLFCETDTPYLAPTPKRGQPNISPYVQYTYKYISNLKNISEDEFVIQIRNNIEKVFGV; encoded by the coding sequence ATGGAATTGAAATATATTGATGTTCATACACACCCATTTAAGGAATATTATGATGACCCATTTGCAATAGTATCAGAATGAAGAAAAATGGATATGGAAAAATTATTCATCGTTGGGACTAGCAAAGAAGATAGTCTTGAATTAATGGAATTATGTAAAAAAGATAAGGAATTTTTACATCCTATTATTGGAATTCATCCAACTTTGGCAAGTGGAAAAGAAGATGGTGCATTTTTAGAAACTATAATTGATAAAGATGTTATTGCGATTGGTGAAATTGGTTTAGATTATCACTATAATGATTCTCCTTCTAAAGAAATACAAAAAGAATCATTTATAGCTCAATTAGAAGTGGCTAAAAAACACAATATTGTTGCTATGTTACATATTCGTGATGCATTGGATGATGCTTTTGATATTATTACAAAAGAAGAATACAAAGATTTAAAAATTGTAATGCATTCATTTAGTGGTGATTTGGAATTTGTAAAAAGAATCTTACCTTTTAAAAATATTTATTTTTCAATTTCAGGTGTAGTAACTTTTAAAAATGCCAAAACATTGCAAGAAGCAGTTTTAAATATACCTATTGATCGATTATTTTGTGAAACCGATACCCCTTATTTAGCCCCAACGCCAAAGAGAGGACAACCAAATATAAGTCCTTATGTTCAATATACATATAAATATATTTCTAATTTAAAAAATATTAGCGAAGATGAATTTGTTATACAAATTAGAAACAATATTGAAAAAGTTTTTGGAGTTTAA
- the dnaA gene encoding chromosomal replication initiator protein DnaA, whose translation MEYQDKELDLNVRNQIFQNELKNNASDAMIYNNFFSVLKLVSVEESNAYVIAPDAIIDYIKTQYYQTVQRALINTLEKKVVLSLISSVSEIEQIIDKDKTQQFINNQKATNVKDNLTFENYATGSFNKIALKAAKQICSKYEDSFNPLFIHSNSGLGKTHLLHAIGNELKNKGLNCLYINPDNLTRRLVEQLRSKNQEQINKIVDELTAYDCLMFDDVQQYGNKESTLNVLFNIINTMKSDEKQIIFCADKRPNELGGFQQRFLTRFEGGLIIEINNLELDDVISILKFKLKENGVNPQLWEEEALKYIARNFSSSIRALEGAISRIKLFSDGDDFFTYDIRTMQNIFKNVTRNTEAITPEKIIETVCKYYGIDKKKITSNTRVQEVVIPRKIIIYLLKNNFDYTLKEIGQKVGDQAHSTVIASLNWIEANLQSNPSLKMAIEKIQNTLKKII comes from the coding sequence ATGGAATATCAAGATAAAGAATTAGATTTGAATGTAAGAAACCAAATTTTTCAAAATGAGTTAAAAAACAATGCAAGCGATGCAATGATTTATAATAATTTTTTCTCAGTTTTAAAATTAGTAAGTGTTGAAGAAAGTAATGCTTATGTTATTGCTCCTGATGCAATAATTGATTATATAAAGACACAATATTATCAAACAGTTCAAAGGGCACTAATAAATACATTAGAAAAAAAAGTTGTCCTATCATTAATTTCATCCGTGAGTGAAATTGAACAGATAATTGATAAGGACAAAACTCAACAATTTATCAACAATCAAAAAGCAACAAATGTAAAAGACAATTTAACTTTTGAAAATTATGCAACTGGTAGTTTCAATAAAATTGCACTAAAAGCAGCTAAGCAAATATGTTCAAAATATGAAGATAGCTTTAACCCGTTGTTTATTCATTCGAATAGTGGATTAGGAAAAACTCATTTACTACATGCGATTGGAAATGAGTTAAAAAATAAAGGATTAAATTGTTTGTATATAAATCCTGATAATTTAACAAGAAGATTAGTTGAACAATTAAGATCAAAAAATCAAGAACAAATAAACAAAATAGTTGATGAATTAACTGCCTATGATTGTTTAATGTTTGATGATGTACAACAATATGGCAATAAAGAAAGTACGCTTAATGTTTTATTTAATATCATTAACACGATGAAATCTGATGAGAAACAAATTATTTTTTGTGCAGATAAAAGACCTAATGAACTCGGTGGATTTCAACAAAGATTTTTAACTCGTTTTGAAGGTGGATTAATAATAGAAATTAATAACTTAGAGTTAGATGATGTTATTTCAATTCTTAAATTTAAATTAAAAGAAAATGGTGTTAATCCTCAATTATGAGAAGAAGAAGCATTAAAATATATTGCAAGGAATTTCTCATCTTCAATAAGAGCATTAGAAGGCGCTATCAGCAGAATTAAATTATTCTCTGACGGAGATGATTTCTTTACATATGATATTCGAACGATGCAAAACATTTTTAAAAATGTGACAAGAAATACAGAAGCCATAACACCTGAAAAAATAATTGAAACTGTATGTAAGTACTATGGAATTGATAAGAAAAAAATTACAAGTAATACAAGAGTTCAAGAAGTAGTTATACCTAGAAAAATAATTATATATTTATTAAAAAATAACTTTGATTATACCCTTAAAGAAATTGGGCAAAAAGTAGGTGATCAAGCTCATTCAACTGTTATTGCTTCATTAAATTGAATAGAGGCAAATTTACAAAGTAATCCTTCATTAAAAATGGCAATAGAAAAAATACAAAATACATTAAAGAAGATAATTTAA
- a CDS encoding phosphorylase family protein → MEKISLIVIAEEEEIEINKQQNLLLDSVFSINNIRLFLYKNLVSSKEFALLFCGVGKSNSAFSLTNSIWALKEKGYLINNIINIGPVGSIQDESIGNEFLIEKAYFYDVDLTYIPGYKLGQLPNNEYDFITSASLNKKISMLYPKKIQLKNICTADKFFFKQDIKKINNLFTNVSLVDMETASLVQIANKLNIEISIIKIVSDLLSHGENYYISKKNIWKSKVNSVFKFLTEEFIKN, encoded by the coding sequence ATGGAAAAAATAAGTTTAATCGTAATAGCTGAAGAAGAAGAAATAGAAATTAATAAGCAACAAAATCTGTTATTAGATTCTGTATTTTCGATTAATAATATAAGACTATTTTTGTACAAAAATTTAGTTTCATCAAAAGAGTTTGCATTACTTTTTTGTGGCGTTGGTAAAAGTAATTCAGCCTTTTCATTGACAAATAGCATTTGAGCATTAAAAGAAAAAGGATATTTAATAAACAACATAATTAATATAGGACCTGTTGGTTCTATACAAGATGAATCAATTGGGAATGAATTTTTGATTGAAAAGGCATATTTTTATGATGTCGATTTAACATATATTCCTGGATATAAACTAGGTCAATTACCAAATAATGAATATGATTTTATAACATCTGCTTCATTGAATAAAAAAATATCTATGCTTTATCCTAAAAAAATTCAATTAAAAAATATTTGTACAGCCGATAAGTTTTTTTTCAAACAAGATATCAAAAAAATAAATAATTTATTTACAAACGTAAGCTTAGTCGACATGGAAACCGCTTCCTTAGTTCAAATTGCTAACAAACTTAACATTGAAATTAGTATTATAAAAATAGTTTCTGATTTATTAAGTCATGGTGAAAATTATTATATAAGCAAAAAAAATATTTGAAAAAGCAAAGTAAATTCAGTGTTCAAATTTTTAACTGAAGAATTTATAAAAAATTAA
- the rpmB gene encoding 50S ribosomal protein L28 has product MPGRDQLTGQKPLSGNKRSHALNTSKRTFDLNLQKVTVLTENGSKKTVRVTAKNARTLKKYGLVA; this is encoded by the coding sequence ATGCCAGGAAGAGATCAATTAACAGGTCAAAAACCATTAAGTGGAAATAAAAGATCACACGCTTTAAACACTTCAAAAAGAACATTTGACCTTAACTTGCAAAAAGTAACCGTTTTAACAGAAAACGGATCTAAAAAAACTGTCAGAGTTACTGCAAAAAATGCTAGAACTCTAAAGAAATACGGACTAGTTGCTTAA
- the dnaN gene encoding DNA polymerase III subunit beta, giving the protein MELKIKINKLLLDNAIEKVAKAIDSNPFMPELKGILLVAEGNKITLIGSNSAISIKHDIITSLDAEIIVPGRILIDLSLFRNIVKKLDGDIILKSEENKLELITENDRFSLNLYDVTEYPLIDFSIYGDQVKVNWQKIKSIVRNVAVSASSLETNIILCCINISAQNNKLKFVATDKYRYAEEVIDIEEDNNFNISLLAKNLKDILNFDYNGDVVLNVSEQKISFEIEGTTVQSKVLDQVYIDVSKIIPKQFANTLIISKRELNNLLNKASVIISENYNKIRLHISDDVLTISSTREEIANAEIKTKNFSYTDSELKLALNSKFLKDAIQSLDDEIKLSLTADKMRIVITSDSNKNLFHLITPQRGF; this is encoded by the coding sequence ATGGAATTAAAAATAAAAATTAATAAATTGTTATTAGATAATGCAATTGAAAAAGTAGCAAAAGCAATTGATTCAAATCCTTTTATGCCTGAATTAAAAGGTATATTACTTGTTGCTGAAGGTAATAAGATAACTTTGATTGGTTCAAATAGTGCGATCAGTATAAAGCATGATATCATTACCTCTTTAGATGCTGAAATAATAGTACCAGGAAGAATTTTAATTGATCTTTCTTTATTTAGAAACATCGTTAAAAAATTAGATGGCGATATTATCTTAAAATCAGAAGAAAACAAGTTAGAACTAATTACTGAAAATGATCGTTTTTCATTAAATTTATATGATGTTACCGAATATCCATTAATTGATTTTTCTATATATGGAGACCAAGTAAAAGTAAATTGACAAAAGATAAAAAGTATTGTAAGAAATGTAGCTGTTTCAGCCTCATCGCTAGAAACAAATATAATTTTATGTTGTATAAATATTTCTGCACAAAATAATAAGTTAAAATTCGTAGCAACAGATAAATATCGTTATGCCGAAGAAGTTATTGATATTGAAGAAGATAATAATTTCAATATTTCATTACTAGCAAAAAATTTAAAGGATATTTTAAACTTTGATTATAACGGAGATGTAGTTTTAAATGTATCAGAACAAAAAATATCTTTCGAAATCGAAGGAACAACAGTTCAGTCAAAAGTATTGGATCAAGTATATATCGACGTATCAAAAATCATTCCAAAACAATTTGCTAATACACTAATAATTTCAAAAAGAGAATTAAATAATTTATTAAATAAAGCTTCAGTAATTATTTCAGAAAATTATAATAAGATAAGATTACATATATCTGACGATGTCTTAACAATTTCATCAACAAGAGAAGAAATCGCAAATGCTGAAATTAAAACAAAAAACTTTTCATACACTGATAGCGAACTTAAATTAGCCTTAAATTCTAAATTCTTAAAAGATGCAATTCAAAGTTTAGATGATGAAATTAAATTATCTTTAACTGCTGATAAAATGAGAATTGTAATTACTTCTGATTCTAATAAAAATTTATTCCATTTAATTACACCACAAAGAGGTTTTTAG
- a CDS encoding RNA-binding S4 domain-containing protein, whose protein sequence is MKVEIFGEEIKLSQFLKKVNVCRTGGMAKYFLNVHTVKINDRTPDGRNAKIRIGDTVWIDEQVYFITRAS, encoded by the coding sequence ATGAAAGTAGAAATTTTTGGAGAAGAAATTAAACTAAGTCAGTTTTTAAAAAAGGTAAATGTTTGCAGAACTGGGGGAATGGCTAAATATTTTTTAAATGTTCATACAGTTAAAATAAACGATAGAACACCAGATGGTAGAAATGCTAAAATAAGAATTGGTGATACAGTTTGAATTGATGAGCAAGTTTACTTTATAACACGTGCTTCATAA